The genomic window ggaagacaacttaatgggttatgttttcctatatccgaatagacgttatattgtcttggatcatccaacatgttgaggttgcctttccctctcatgctagccaaattctttgtaccaagtagaaatactacttgtgcttccaaacatcccttaaacaaattttgccatgagagtccaccatagctacctatggattgagtaagatccttcaagtaagttgtcatcggtgcatgcaataaaaattgctctctaaatatgtatgatctgttagtgagaagaaaataagctttatacgaacttgtgttAGGGAAGAAATAacagtgacggactgcataataaaggtctttatcacaagcggcaatataaagtgacgttcttttgcattaagattttgtgcatccaaccataaaagtgcatgacaacctctgcttccctctgcgaagggtctatcttttacttttatcttctactattatacaagagtcatggtgatcatcaccttacCCTTTTTACATTTTTTCCCTTTGGCAAACACTTTGTGTTGGAgcaatccggatatatatatccacttggatgtaggttttcataaagtattattgttgacattaccattaaggtaaaaggttgggaggcgaaactataagcccctatctttctctgtgtccgattaaaactttgaacccataaatatgagtgttagcaattgtgaaagattaaatgatagttgagtatgtggagtttgctgaatcaaagctcttacatagacccttcccgaaaataagatgaattgcaattgtttgatgactaagagcatggtttgttagttttcaagaaagtttatgatctatactttaacatgtgaatagcttgttacttgatcatgagaagtttcatgagttgagacactgttatgatatataatgatgctataaaaggtgattggaactatcattgatcaaacttaagcacttgctagcattcacacttcataaattatttattttatcatttacctactcgaggacgagcagaaattaagcttgggaatgctgatacgtctccaacgtatttataatttatgaagtattcatgccatgtttacaatagttttatatgattctggtatgatttgattagaactaacgcggactgatgttgttttcagcagaactaccgtggtattgtttttgtgcaaaaataaaagttctcggaatgcgttgaaaatcaacggagattttttctagaagatataaaaatactggaatgaagagttaccggaggggaggcccgtgggcaccacgagggtggagggcgccccccccccccaccagggcgcgtccctgtgcctcgtggactctccgtgggtccccgtgacttgttctcgacgccaacctctcctataaatacagaaacctccataaaataacctagatcggaagtttcaccgccgcaagcctctgtagccatgataaatcaatctaggccctctctgacaccctgccggagggggccatcatcaccggaggccatggggaaggatcccggaggggccatcatcgccatgaaggccaagatccagagggagaacctctccccatccagggggaggccatgaaggaagaagcacaagggggagaacctctcctcctctctctcagtggcgcctgagtgccatcgggaggggaatcaccACGGTGATcaccttcatcaacatcaccatcctcatctcttttacgcggtccattctcccgcaccccgctgtaatccctacttgaacatggtgctttatgccacatattatgatccaatgatgtgttgacatcctatgatgttttgagtagatatcatttgtctttgggttgattgatgatctagattggtatgagttgtatgttttattttggtgctgtcctattctgccctccgtgtcgcgcaaacttgagggattcccgttgtagggtgttgcaatacgttcatgattccttatagtgggttgcttgagtgacagaagcataaacctgagtaagggggttgttgcgtatgagataaaggggacttgatatgttaatgctatggttgggttttaccttaattatctttagtagttgtggatgcttgctagagttccaatcataagtgcatatgatccaagaagagaaagtatgttagcttatgtctctccctcatatgaaattgcaatcgtgattactggtcttgttaacaattgcctaggataattccgcacaccgacccatcattattccacactcgctatttataatatttagtaatatattctaacttcatgataacaacacctacttttatattttagctctccgatatcatacaaagttatcttcttcatacccacaacatagttttatttcttgtttctagttggaagcaaacgttgggtgtacgtagagtcgtatcagtggcagataggacttgagagaatattgatcttgcctttagctccttgtgggttcgacaccccatacttatcacttccacctttgggaattgctacgatgattccctgcacttggggattatcaggccGCTGTCAAATATCACTTTTATCCATCCAACAATGGTCGCCGACATTATCTCGTCGAACCTAGATGTCTGACTCCCACAAATCGGATCAAATGGGGGAAGGGGTGGGGAAGCTCAGGCCTTCGTCCATCTGCGTCGTCGAATTTCCTAGGACAGCTAGTCGACTACACATAGTCTTTATAAGCTAGATGTCAAGCACGTGATAATCTACCTGATATGACACCTTTTTCCTTTGTCCTGCCATACCGGTTTCCTAGCTATTGATCATCAATGTCATCTGTTTGATCGCCATTCGCTTGCCCGTGTCTTCGACTGGGAGCCCAGTCTTTGAGCACTGTGGTCTGGATGCATAGTGTGTTTTGGGATGTCTACCCAGCCTTTCACCATCGCGGTTGGTTGGTAGACGTATTTTGCTATGTCTTTCCGACCTTTGAATGTTGTGGCAAGCCGGATAGTGCCTTTTGCCATGTCTGCTTGGCCTTTCGACGCTGCGGCCTCGTTGGCTAGCATATATGTTGTAGGTTCTCATTGATCACACTCTTTCATGGACCGTCATTCATCTGGTCCGTACACTTGGTTTCCTTCTGCTCATGTGCTTCTGAGTGGGAGTGCCCGATTTTGATGCGTTGGGTCATTTGGTGCGGAGGGTGCGGGCGGGTTTTCTATCAACCTGAAAGGAGTATGAAAAAAAATTAGATTCAATTCACCTGCTCAATAAACAACTTATGTATCATCAAAtgaaaacatgacaaacatcattGTTGTCTGATATTAGTAAATACAAGCCAAAAACAGACACAATATGAACATAATCACTTGTAGACAATTCATGAAAAACATCCTTCCAATAGCTCGCCTAAATTCTTGGTTGCATTTGGTTTTTGCCCTTTGTGTATCATTCGTAAAATATGTTGTTCATAAATTGCTTCGCTTCTTGCCTCCAATTGGACTTTGCGCCAAGGGCCTAACATGTCATCTAGTATATTTAGATGCTAACCGCATCTGCAACACCATCCCTCAAATGCCCACATATGTCCGGATCGAGCTGTCCGGATGTAGTTTGCCATCCAATAGGAATCCCATTTTTCCCGTGGGCGTGTCCGCTTATCCAAATTCTCGCAAACCAGACGCAAACCGGGGGAGATTTGCGGGCATCTGGACCTCTGCCACGTTGGACTTCGACACCCCCGGCTCACTCAAATCCCCCCATTGGACCACTTTTCTTCGACTCTGCCCCTCCCCCTTGCTTTCCATCCACACCCTCCTCATCGGTCGCCACTGTTATACCTCTTCGGCCGCTACTCATGAGTTGTTCGGACGTCCACAACCCCCAAGCACACGCCTATCTACCTTGGACTACAAGATACATCCGCGGCTAGGTACCCTTCGCCCTTCTACCAACACCTTCCATGAAGGACACCTCGCCCGATAGGTGTTGGGTCAAATGCCATTGAGTGTttgtttaccttctcaatgtttcctAGAGTAAGCACAATGGTGGGGTGCTCGGTGATGGAGGATGAGTTGATATGTGATGCATGGTTGGCCGTATCTGCGGACTTTGTAAGCATGAGGCAAAGGGGCTCGACCTTTTGGCAAAACACACATTCTTTTTTTTCATAAGCAAAAGCACTTCACGCCCTACTACTTGAACGTGATTCATGAAGGCAATGTGAACCATGTCATGGACTAATGCAGTGCGACTGCACAGTTGAAGAGCATGTGGCCACCTGGTGTGTCGGCATTGGAGATTGTAAGTTTTGCTTTTTATTGTTCTATATGTTGGTCAATTCATTGATTCACTCACTAGTGTGACTTGCTGTTTATTGAATAGCCAGTCCACATTGCCGTGATGAACCACTTGACAGAGGGCATGCCATTCATGTTGATGCATTATTGGATGAACCTCAAGGGGCATAGTGCATGGAGCGACATGTGCGGATTCGAACTCGAGTATCGTTGGATTTCAAATCGATGAATTCAAAAACTTGTGAACATCATGTTATCTCAGATGAAATATTTATATTTGAACTATTTTTGCACTAGAGATTTTTGCATGTTATTTATGGATGAATGGTTCTATTTTCTTTAATTATTTTGAGTGCCCCGGACTTAAAAAAATAGAGCCGGACAAATCCAGACCAGTCTGCAGACAAACAGTGTGTCTGTTTTAGGGGATGATGTGGATCCTTGAGATGCGTTGGAGTTGTGGGGGTCGCTCTGTTCTAAGTGTATATATAGTCATAATGTGTTGGCTGGTTTTCTTGGTTCTAGAAGGTTTTTGAAGAAGATATTATTTCTTTTACATCTTCtatcttttctgtgtttttctctACCGACTCCAATGTTTTCTATTCTTATTTTTCTTTTCAATTTTGTTTACACTTTTAttatttcttatttttatttttcattcaTTATTTTCCGCACCTAATTAATGAGCATTTTAAAAATCATGGCCATTTTTTAAAATCCATTcatatttttccaaattcatgaacattttctataTTTACGAATAATTTTAAAGTTCTTAAAAAAATTAAAGTGTGTGACATTTTTAAATTTGCAAAAAATATATGAAAATGAAcaaagatttttttaaaaaaatcacgatTTTATAAAAAATGGTTTCTTTAATTCACaatattttataaaaaaattaatCTTTGTACATCTTTTGATTTAATGAACCTTTTCAAATAAGAAATGTACCCAAATTTTCTGAGCCAGAAGAAAAAGAAAGCAAAGTGAGCGAGTGGAGCTATGTCCAAGCCGAGCGAGAGCTTCATGGGCTAGCCCACGTACGTGGCATAGGGAGCAATTCCATGATTTCAGCATGGAATGTGATCTCCCAAGAGCTCAATACTTGGATGGCACCAAGGCCAAAGCATTTAGGGACCCAAACATTTAAGGACACAACAACACGCAACAAACAGCTCCACTCTCATCTTACGATAAACACCGTCTCCAACAACAGCCCAACGCTCACCCTAAAAAAAAACAGCCCAACACGACGTATATGAATAAAAAATACCGTCATAACATAATTAAAATGAAGCCAACGCAGATAAAAACCGCCATTACCAGCATGCACTGCACCCAACAAACAGCACATGCTAGAACTCGCAACACCCACAGCCGTGCATGCATGGGAGCGCCCGCCGTGCCGCCTCGCGGCTGCTCTCCTGGCGCCGGCAGCGCCGTACGCCCTGCGGGAATTCATGCCCCGCCGTCGAGCGGATAAGCTGATGCACCGTCCAACCGCACCTGCCGTATGCAATGCGCCGCAGCGTGCGTGTCCCCTCCACCCCGGTACAGCACGCGCAGTGCGTACGTACAAGCTCTGAATCCGCGGCGTTATGGCGCGGGTGCCTCGAGCCAGCCTGAGACCCTGAACCCGTGGCATGCATGCGTCGCAGCTTCACTTGTCGCCTCGTCTCGCCGATGAACTGCGCCATGGGGGACCTTGCCTGCCTGCTTGCTTGCTTGTATCTCTCCACGGCGTATCACTTGGCGCCACCTCCGGCCTCAGAGTGAGTGATGGCACGGCCAGGTCGTGCCTGGCGCGCGTTTGCTGCCAGCAAATTTGCTCCTCACTCATGCCTCAGAAATAGTAAAAATGTCTCACAGATCAAGGTGGCAAACTACCCTAACCCCATAACTCTGAGTAGGCCAAGAACTTCCTTTAAAAAGATAATCTACCGCTGGCACACCCACTGGCGGCACTCAAGATAAAGAGCAGCAATGTGACGGAAGCGCTACTCAGAGCCCAAGGAAATTCCCAGAGGGGGGGACACCTGAGCCATTCAACCCCAGCGCTGCGCTCTCTGTTACTCTGGGGCTCTGGGCAGTCACGCTAATAACTCGCAATTAAGATCTCTTCAGCGCGAGAGTGCCCAACACGCAGTCAGATCTTGCATAGGAGGACCACCACCTCACTCACGGACACAGTGCCCACCCGGAACATCTCGCGGGAATAATTCAAATCGCCAGTGGTACCTCACTGCCTCGCCGGGACACTGTCGCCCCCGTTATTGAGAGCTGGGGGCTGAACAATCTTTATGCATTTGGCTATTCAGAGAAATGGAAGCAAATACGGTACAGTAGCGCAGAAGGGGCAAGGGAGAGGATCTCTGTCATTTTCGATTTCACATGGATTTGCTCGCTGTTGGTGAAAGGTCAGGAAAAACCGGCCACAAGTGGCTTCGAGAATGCCAGGGTTTTGCCTGCCTCGGTTTCTTCTCTCCATCTGAAAACGGTAATGAATTCGAAAGCGCGCAGGTTCGGTTCGGTCCCTCACACGGCCCATAATCTCGCGCCTTGTTTGAATCAGAAACACGCCACGTAAAGGAACTGTCGTCGGCGGTCACCAGAATTCATTCAGACGGGCGGGCCGGGTGATTCATGTGACTCTCTGTACTCTACTCCCACACAGGATTCAAACGGTTTAAGCTGCTGGATTTAAGAGGGATGGTAGGTACTGGTGAAGTGGTGAGGTGAGACGACGGCAGCAACCGAAATCAACGTCCGTTAGATGGATTGGAGCATGCGATAAATATGGACCTGGGGCTGGCACTGGCAGACAGACATCCTTGAACATGTTCTGGTATGAATAGTTATGAAACAACGACATGGTGGCCACGTGTTTAGGTGCTCAATGATTGTTTGTTTTCTACTCCTTCCATTAGTACGAAATTATACTAAATCAGCTACACTTAATTTGAAAcaaaagaagtactccctccgtccggaaatacttgtcggaggaatggatgtatctagtcatattttagttttagatgcatccagttttatccatttgtgcgacaagtatttctgaacggagggagtatatagtaagACGGAGGCAAATGATTTGTCCCGTTTTATCAATAAAGAGATGGAATCAAAGTTTTAAGCAGCGAGACCAACAAAGTGGATACAACTGGATTACTCTACCAGCATTAAAGATCTCAGGTGTTTTTCTCCAGCGAAGGCCTACATACATGTATGGAAGACTCGTGCATTCCACTCATTCTAATTCTCGATCCCCGAGCGAGCTCATGGCCTTGCATAGAAAACTATGGAGCCAAACCGTCTCGTATCACCATTCTTCAACCAAATACAGTTCACTCCAAATTGTCGTGCCAAGCTGATGAAGACCAAACCACTACCAAATCATATTCCATGGCACGGGTGTAGCGGCATTTGAAAAGGCACGAGGCATATTCCGGTTCACACTTGCACAGTTGACATAACACACATTTCGTGCGGCCTTGCCTTTGCAATCTATCCGCCCTCTAGATTATTTTGCATGATGGGCCACGAGAACAACTTCAACTTGGGAGGTACCTAACATTTCGCCCCTCTCGGCATACCGGAagtagtggtggatctagagggTGGATAGGGTAGCCTCAACCCATCCATAGATTACACAGTAGTTTGTATATTATACTCCTCCGATCTATATTAAATGTCGATGTTTAGTAAACTTTGTACTAAATTAGTGACTATTAATATGGATCGAAGGCAGTAGAAGAAAATTAAGAAGTAAATAAATTTATATGTGTAGTTCTACTGTTGGCCCACCTTGGCCCATTGGGCCGGATTCCCCCCTGACTAGAAGTAATGATCCTCGCAAATTGCATTTCGTACGCCAAAGCGGCAGAGTAAAGGTCATCAGCAGGACCTCCTATTTCCCCGCGTTATACAATGCTGAGCAAGCAAACGCGCACCCCACTCCTTCCCTTGGATTCTTTTGAGCCGGCCCATGTGCGGGGTGGGCGCCCCTGTTTTATTACTTTTTTTTTGCTTCAttagaaaatgttcaggatttAAAAAAACAGTTTTCAAAAACTTCATGAATTTATAACTTATtctaaaattcaaaaaatgtttgtgagttCGAAAAAAAATGTCTCAAAATTAAAAAAATGCCTGTGAATTCAAAAATTGTTGCGGATCTGGGTAAAATGTTCACAAAATGTTCTAAAATTTTAAAATTATTCGCAGATTTGTAAATAGTTTGCAATTttcaaataaaataattaattCAAAAATTACTGGTGATTTCTAAAAAAAggtttatgattttttttaaaaacttgcatattttataaaaaaattaaaatttgaAAAACGGAAAGGAAAGGATAAAAAAGAATAGAATGggacaaataaaaataaaaaaaaagaaaaggaaacaaaaaatgaaaaaatatttttttaaagggTTCAAAACCGGAAGAGGGAGCCTGTGCTTAGGCCGTCCCACATTCATCAGCAGTGAATGTCCACATTATCTCATTTTTCATATCTACGTGCATCAACGAAAGGCCATGTTGCATGTCAGTGTATCTGATTCAACCGTTGTTCAGCATAGCCTTACGAACTTTGCATGTCTTGCGTTTGCATAACTCAAAGATTCCCGGCGCTTAGTCCTACGGCTTGCATCCATGAAGCCAAGGCGAGTGCCAACAAAAACTGTCCATTCTTCCCGTCCCTGACTGTAACGATGACTGCCGCGTAAAATAGATCCATGTCCTGATCATCACAGGTAGTGTCAAAGCCTACCCAAGCAAACCAGGGCCACCGTAAGCGCAATGTGGTGCTTCTGAAATTGCTCCTGCCTGAATTATATTTTGTAGTAAGACATAAAATTGTCTCATCAGAATTATTATGTGAATTTTGCAACAGAAAACATTTGATAAAGCAATCATTTTTTGAAACGCAATAAAGCAATCATCATCGACGCATTTTTATACATTGCAGGGTATTGTCAGTAACAGGAAAAACTGGATGCTTGGCAAAAATATGACGACGTTTAAAGGTTACATATAAGCCCCATGACATATAGGAAGCAATTCCAACATAACGAGGAACCTCCACTTGTTCAAAACATATCCGGATGTGTCCAATTATTCATGGGGTATGCGGTAGTACATTTCGGTAGGCATAAGCCCAGTTGGCCCAGACTAGGACTCTTGAGTTCAGAAGCCCTGCTCAAGAAGGTAATCACCGAGCCTCTCCACCACCATGTTGCACTGTCCAGGAGTCATTGGTTCCTCGTAAATTCCAATGATGATGGCTAGACTCGTCTTCTTGATTGTAACCCCTCCTGACCCCTGCAGAGAAAGCACCATTGATGAgataaaagatgcaaaatgttcgacattagggaataGTCCGTACTAACACATCTTACTTTGAAGTAAACCTGTCAACTTTCTTGTGCGGAAATACTACTGCATTAATTTAGTTtcaggaaaaatagaagtgtgatcagTCAACTTCCAGTTAAATTTTGGATTGATCATATAAGCTGAAATGCTGACTGTCTCTAGAGGGAAACTGTAGAACAACCTACAAATCTAGATGATTTTTAAGATGCTAAAATTATTAACAGAAGAAATGATCTTTTATCATCACTAAAGTACCAAGGCAGAGAGAATTTGAGACTAATCAATGCATACATAAGTTGCTTGTGACCCAACTTAAACTGAATGAAGATTTTTGCTATCCGAAGTCAGGGACTTCTGCATGCTTGTAACCCCTCAACCATAGGTGTGAGGTTCATGATGATAACGTTTTTCTTTTGTGCAATCTAGGCAGTGTGCCTTGTGTACTAGTGAGGCATTCCTAATATATTATGCACACGGTAATTTTTCAGTTTCCCTCTAGTGCCTGGTGACCAGTAGAACTGCAATTTTAGTCATCATTATCATTGACACCAGTATGAAAACCTTGCTTGTAACTTGTAAGCAACAGAATGATAGATTGAAGCTTGTCAGGTTGCAAGAGAGTATGCTAAACTCAATATTTTCTGACTAGTAAAGAGTTGTCACTGAATATCAGAGATGTTTTAACTGTCTGAAAAATGCAGCAGGTGGCGGTGAGTTTTACTTGCATTTCAACTCCTATTTCTCAACCCTTTACAACAGAGTAGCTATTTTGTGCAAAACAATGAAAATGTTAAGTACAAATGTATATATAAAATGCTTCCTACATAACATCCAGTCATCATTTTTTATTTGAAAAGCAGAGTGATATTGTTATAGCTTTGCTGTTAATCGGAAAGCATGATGCAATTGTATTCCATTACACTGTGGATAAGATACATTTCAAGTGAACTTTTTCTCCAAACAAATCAGATTTTCCCTGAGTGTCCAGCTCCTGGGTGGCTTGCTCAACATTTTATATGGTACAAGAAGGATTCGTACGAACGATGTGACCATACAGCTACAGAAGCTAACTCATACAGCTAGTAATTCCTTTGCCCAGGAGAGCCAAGACCAaagaccaagaccaaggatgtGTATGAACAATTTGACCATACGGCTACAGAAGACCAGTTTCTGATTCATAAGTATTTAAGACATGATTACAGTCCATGTTCCCATGTTAATTCTTTATTTCTGCATGCATTATAAGCCGATATAATGAAGTCTGCTCTCCTGCTTTTGAAGAAACTTTGTAACACCATGGTTTCTTTAAAGGAGTCTAGTGGTAGAAAATGGAATGCCAGGTCCTAACCTTTTTGCCCCGAATGACAGCCCCAGGTTCACCTTGAATAACCATGTACTTTGTACCACCAAGGAATAATCCAGTTGGTGCCAAAGAGCCTGGTTCATCGAAGTCATTTATTACTGCAGTAATTTCTTCAGGTTTGACCTGTGGAATGTAGAAACACACCGATAATAAGTCATGAGAATGATGCGATATAATCTTTCAAAGCGGGAAAAAGGAATGCTGCAAGATAAAGAGAGCAAAGGTTTGCAAACTGAACATACAAACTCATGGATCCACAAAAAGGCATACTGAAGATGCAAACTAATGGTGTCACAAAAAAAAGCATACTGAGCAGTGGATCTTCCTTCCCGATCAATTAAAAATTACGAAGCAACGGTGTAATACAGTTCGAAATAGTAATTAGCACAAACAATCTTTATGCTCCCTGCAATCTGATGATCCAAGCCGTGTCTCTAGAAGAATTACTTGTACCACCAATTTgatattttttttttattttggtaATTATGTGTTTTAGGCTAGCCGGGAAATAAACTTTTGGTCTGTATGGTCACATAAATATCACCGGCCAATGTGCTTCTATTCATAGTTTCAGATGCTTATATATAACAAAAATTTCAGCACAACTAAGCACATCTGTACTAGAAACCTAGCCCCAAACCAGCCGCGTTAACCACAGGAGGTAGAACCAACAACCAAGTACATGGGTACTTTGTAGTACTAAGTACATCCTATGGATTATTACTTTTACAACAAGCGAGTGAAAAAATCGATTCCCCAACGGATCAGGCCCGCAGTAACTCGGACAAGCGAGATCCTAGCCAAGTCAAACATAGATTGACCAGGTCATCTAAGGGAGCATCAATGGGTAGGTAATAGGTATAATCCATAAGGGAGAGGGAGGACCTTGGGGAAGGACTCAGACTCCGCCCAGACGGCGCCGTCGTGGCcgaggatggcggcggcggtgaggcgctGGCCGTCGATGTCGCAGAGCAGCTGCTCGTCAACGTACGTCTGCCACGACATCCTCCTCCCTCCTCGCTCGCCTGCTCGTGGGATCTTTTCTTTTTTTGCCTCTCTCTCCCGAGATTTTTGCTCGCTCGCCTCGCGGACCGGCAGTGGGCAGTGGCAGGCAGGTTGATGCTGCTGGTTTTCTCCTGCGAGTCGCGTACTTATGCGAGCAAGGAAGCCAGGACGCGACGTGTGTGCCCACAGCTTGGCACGACTCCTCCGTCCAATGTGGGAAGGAATCCATTCATTCGTTCCCTGGCGACAACGAAGCGGAATTGCTTCCCTTCCAAAATAATGATGTGTGTGTGTAGTATGATTCGATCCCTGGACTGGACGGCCTCGGCGTTACCTGGCCTCACGTCGATCGA from Triticum aestivum cultivar Chinese Spring chromosome 3B, IWGSC CS RefSeq v2.1, whole genome shotgun sequence includes these protein-coding regions:
- the LOC123068918 gene encoding profilin, yielding MSWQTYVDEQLLCDIDGQRLTAAAILGHDGAVWAESESFPKVKPEEITAVINDFDEPGSLAPTGLFLGGTKYMVIQGEPGAVIRGKKGSGGVTIKKTSLAIIIGIYEEPMTPGQCNMVVERLGDYLLEQGF